The following are encoded in a window of Deltaproteobacteria bacterium genomic DNA:
- a CDS encoding cytochrome c biogenesis protein ResB encodes MNKLANFLSSVKVTVVLLIVLAALSIVGTVIPQQESPATYARLYGESTARLFHNLGFTHMYGSTWFVSMLFFLGLNLVVCSVRRIPKTWKIVKAVPALQARDYTQMPFRRERTIKEPADNWKDIVTRFLSSRFSKPLTNELAEGTVFFCQKTPWSRMGVYVVHGSVLLLFVGAIVGAVWGFKGNVNIGAGETINSIQLRGSRNEYALGFQIRCDDFSVEFYESGAPKEFRSDLTFLNDGKEVMKSSVRVNDPVSFRGITFYQSTYGSTLGDEVTFDLVNNTSGTVHTISGPPNQDFEMPDGKGKFRIIDFQSNLTSGGMNFGPGVMVHLMGREGHGRPFWVVKDFPELDKRRKGDFTFVLKSFKETYYTGLQANRDPGVWLVYLGFVAMLIGFPITFFLSHQSVWVQMTRSGNKMKLIVAGTAHRNRQAFIKQMERFWEDFSLELQGEDRRS; translated from the coding sequence ATGAACAAATTAGCTAATTTTCTCTCCTCGGTCAAGGTGACCGTTGTGCTGTTGATCGTGCTTGCGGCCCTATCTATCGTGGGCACCGTTATCCCTCAGCAGGAGTCGCCCGCCACCTACGCACGCCTGTACGGCGAGTCCACGGCCCGGCTGTTCCACAATCTCGGTTTCACCCATATGTATGGGTCCACGTGGTTCGTATCCATGCTTTTTTTTCTGGGATTGAATCTGGTGGTGTGCTCGGTCCGGAGGATCCCCAAGACCTGGAAAATCGTAAAGGCGGTCCCTGCTCTGCAAGCGAGGGACTACACTCAGATGCCTTTTCGCAGAGAGCGAACCATCAAGGAACCGGCGGACAACTGGAAGGACATCGTAACCCGGTTCCTTTCCAGCCGTTTTTCGAAACCTCTTACAAACGAACTGGCGGAAGGAACGGTTTTCTTCTGTCAGAAAACGCCCTGGTCCCGCATGGGCGTGTATGTGGTTCACGGGTCCGTTCTGCTCTTGTTCGTGGGAGCGATTGTAGGAGCCGTCTGGGGGTTCAAAGGGAACGTGAACATTGGGGCGGGGGAGACCATTAACAGCATCCAGCTCCGCGGCTCCCGCAATGAATATGCGCTGGGCTTTCAAATTCGCTGCGACGACTTCTCTGTGGAATTCTACGAGAGCGGTGCGCCGAAGGAGTTCCGCTCGGATCTGACGTTTCTCAACGACGGCAAGGAAGTGATGAAAAGCTCCGTTCGGGTGAACGACCCCGTAAGCTTCCGAGGGATCACGTTCTATCAGTCCACGTACGGCTCCACCCTGGGCGACGAGGTTACCTTCGATCTCGTGAACAACACGTCCGGTACAGTCCACACCATAAGCGGGCCGCCGAACCAGGATTTCGAAATGCCGGACGGGAAAGGAAAGTTTCGAATCATCGACTTCCAATCGAACCTGACGTCCGGTGGCATGAACTTCGGTCCCGGCGTCATGGTTCACCTCATGGGAAGAGAGGGTCACGGACGTCCGTTCTGGGTGGTGAAGGACTTCCCGGAACTCGACAAACGACGCAAAGGTGACTTCACCTTCGTTCTGAAATCTTTCAAGGAAACCTATTATACAGGGCTCCAGGCAAACAGGGATCCGGGCGTCTGGCTCGTGTACCTCGGGTTTGTGGCCATGCTGATCGGCTTTCCCATCACCTTTTTCCTTTCCCATCAGTCGGTCTGGGTACAGATGACTCGATCCGGCAACAAAATGAAATTGATCGTGGCCGGAACGGCCCACCGTAACCGGCAAGCGTTTATCAAACAGATGGAGCGCTTTTGGGAAGACTTTTCCCTCGAACTCCAAGGGGAGGATCGTCGGTCATGA
- the ccsB gene encoding c-type cytochrome biogenesis protein CcsB has translation MTSSLALSLVTFVYLGCSVLYLFYLVFKSETVGKLATWASIGGLALNTYGLVKRWVESYEMGIGHAPLSNLYESLVFFAWAIMVLYLLMEWKYQHRSIGVFATPFAFFTMAYASFSTSVDSKIQPLIPALKSNWLIAHVLTCFLGYAGFAVACGLSLMYLIWGKRRREGKGPLSFIPDGATLEEISYKMILIGFLLLSAGIITGSVWAHSAWGTYWSWDPKETWSLITWLVYATLLHARFMKGWSGNRVAFLSVVGFVCVLFTYFGVNFLLSGLHSYAAG, from the coding sequence ATGACCAGTTCGTTGGCATTGAGCCTGGTGACATTCGTATATCTGGGTTGTTCCGTATTGTATCTTTTTTACCTGGTGTTCAAATCGGAAACCGTGGGCAAACTGGCTACCTGGGCCTCGATCGGGGGACTCGCTCTGAACACGTACGGCCTCGTAAAACGATGGGTGGAATCCTACGAAATGGGCATCGGCCACGCCCCCTTATCCAACCTTTACGAATCCCTGGTATTTTTCGCTTGGGCGATCATGGTGTTGTATCTGCTGATGGAATGGAAATACCAACACCGCTCCATCGGAGTATTCGCCACACCGTTCGCCTTTTTCACCATGGCCTACGCTTCCTTCTCCACTTCGGTGGACAGCAAGATCCAGCCCCTCATCCCAGCATTGAAGAGCAACTGGCTCATTGCCCATGTGCTCACCTGCTTCTTGGGCTACGCCGGGTTTGCCGTGGCCTGCGGGTTGAGCCTCATGTATCTCATCTGGGGCAAACGGAGACGGGAAGGCAAAGGACCGCTGTCTTTCATTCCGGACGGGGCCACCCTCGAGGAGATCTCGTACAAGATGATCCTCATCGGTTTTTTGCTGCTCTCCGCCGGCATCATCACGGGGTCCGTGTGGGCTCATTCCGCGTGGGGCACCTATTGGAGCTGGGATCCGAAAGAAACGTGGTCCCTCATCACCTGGCTCGTCTACGCCACGCTCCTCCATGCCCGATTTATGAAAGGATGGTCGGGTAACCGGGTGGCATTTCTATCCGTGGTGGGATTCGTATGCGTTTTGTTTACCTACTTCGGGGTCAACTTCCTGCTGAGCGGGCTGCACAGCTACGCGGCCGGTTAA